The following are encoded in a window of Dictyostelium discoideum AX4 chromosome 6 chromosome, whole genome shotgun sequence genomic DNA:
- the ipo13A gene encoding importin 13 yields MYNNNGFHEETNIDESQFTVEKVETVLKSLYFPQNNDYSALPQIQQWLIQFQKSFSSWSIAPLLLMSNIKEIQYFGASTIENKIKNNWLSLSQDMKKEFLDNLLLFLKTQITKCSTVVITRLCLAVSVIACHSTTDLWANPILDVLQLSFQDINNLDCFNPNLVNLTLELLTIFPEELTNADYITQEKRNKVGLQFNKHNSKVFEILCKIMSLPQNQQTLIFMKSSLKCFKSWILFDCSPREYLIDSDLILKCFEAVSNNPKLVEDFLMVLDEMFTFMGGKIFRSYTSAFSLVLSRILMIFPSFYILALQEENQIFNQIFLLFSHIAENHIKTLLKNPELSNNFFKALIQMALKGDFETCELLSPVITEIAALHELHSTSSTTEATTTTIATTTTPTTTSDCDISGWYQYLGEMVEVFRLKSMYPLDKDISDLYEEDAEKFFAFRVIAGDSVLEVYNILEGKILQQLLNSLWSDIQSFPTTKCWQSIEATIYLLSCLSESITEDTEFVPQLFSILGQLPIQSTPLIKSTMTLAGNYSNLIDKSTIFLEKIVKDFFPAFENPDLKSVASQSFLSISKNSKCASILSNSITQLISLCAPILSNNNKILDDPSNFNILEALLYIISTLPSDSQVLNYSTQLLYPFILFIKNYYTNQLQQQQQQQQQQQTELRLLLSSINLLTKFCKIYDDEQVNEYGTTQQENNNNNNNNNNNNNNNNNNNNNNNNNNIKPVFEIINNIIPIYGELLSLNTLESSIIEAISIFYKKAIMINNNHQNITNIPEINRQLTLAFLKHKPLSLVLSTLSISIVNLPKEQHLDFLADSLSSISSKMIQIWSEKSNQNNKKNNKKINNNIDIDNDNENNNNNNQIQFENNELNEFKNLKISIYPDITKEYFTMITQYIRYNAVSIPQGVISHLFSIILVNITKIHDKVTARACFSFMALIITKSKEMKSQIKWEPLLNEINGWLSIHGELFIKQILYSAGGGIPRSVVQFISEVIASLVSSYPDVFRISALKCLSVDGFPSSNITKEQKEKFLNSLMLYRSKKLPLKIVTDFSLVSLGIATNQ; encoded by the exons atgtataataataatggttttcATGAAGAAACAAATATAGATGAATCACAATTTACAgttgaaaaagttgaaaCAGTATTAAAATCACTCTATTTCCCtcaaaataatgattataGTGCTTTACCACAAATTCAACAGTGGTTaatacaatttcaaaaatcaTTTTCGTCTTGGAGTATTGCGCCATTGTTATTAATGTCAAAT attaaagaaATCCAATATTTTGGAGCATCAACAATAgagaataaaattaaaaataattggttATCATTAAGTCAAGATATGAAAAAGGAATTtttagataatttattattatttttaaaaacacaaATTACAAAATGTTCAACAGTAGTTATCACAAGATTGTGTTTAGCAGTATCAGTCATAGCTTGCCATTCAACAACTGATCTATGGGCTAACCCAATTTTGGATGTATTACAACTTAGTTTTcaagatattaataatttagattgTTTCAATCCAAATCTTGTTAATTTAACATTGGAACTTTTAACTATATTCCCTGAAGAATTAACAAATGCAGATTATATAACACAAGAAAAAAG aAATAAAGTAGGtttacaatttaataaacataATTCTAAAGTATTTGAAATACTTTGTAAGATAATGTCATTAccacaaaatcaacaaactttaatatttatgaaatcatcattaaaatgttttaaaagttggattttatttgattgttcACCAag ggaatatttaattgatagtgatttaattttaaaatgttttgaagcagtttcaaataatccaaaattagttgaagattttttaatggttttaGATGAAATGTTTACATTTATGGGTGGAAAGATATTTAGAAGTTATACATCGGCATTTAGTTTGGTTTTAAGTAgaattttgatgatttttcCATCATTTTACATTTTAGCATTACAAGAAGAGAATCAAATCTTTAATcaaatctttttattattttcacataTAGCAGAGAATCATATTAAAACCTTATTAAAGAATCCTGAACTTtcaaataacttttttaaagCATTAATACAAATGGCATTAAAAGGTGATTTTGAAACATGTGAACTTTTATCACCTGTTATTACAGAGATTGCAGCTTTACACGAACTTcattcaacatcatcaacaacagaagcaacaacaactacaatagcaacaacaactacaccaacaacaacatctgATTGTGATATTAGTGGATGGTATCAATATTTAGGGGAAATGGTTGAAGTATTTAGATTGAAATCAATGTATCCATTGGATAAGGATATTTCAGACCTCTACGAAGAGGATGCTGAGAAATTCTTTGCATTTAGAGTTATAGCAGGTGATAGTGTATTAGAGGTGTACAATATATTGGAGGGTAAAAtattacaacaactactCAATAGTCTTTGGTCGGATATTCAATCTTTCCCAACTACCAAATGTTGGCAATCTATTGAAGCAACCATCTATCTATTAAGTTGTCTATCAGAGAGTATAACAGAGGATACAGAATTTGTACCACAACTATTCTCAATTTTAGGTCAATTACCAATTCAATCGACACCACTCATTAAAAGTACAATGACTTTGGCAGGTAACTATTCAAATCTAATCGATAAAAGTACAATATTCCTTGAGAAGATTGTAAAAGATTTCTTCCCAGCTTTTGAAAATCCAGATTTAAAATCAGTTGCAAGTCAATCTTTCCTTTCAATctctaaaaattcaaaatgtgCTTCAATACTTTCAAATAGTATTActcaattaatttctttatgtgctccaattttatcaaataat aataaaattttagatgacccatcaaattttaatattttagaaGCTTTATTATACATTATATCAACATTACCATCAGATTCtcaagttttaaattattcaacTCAATTACTTTATCCATTCatactttttattaaaaattattatacaaATCAActgcaacaacagcaacaacaacaacagcaacaacaaactGAATTacgattattattatcatcaattaatcTATTAACAAAATTCTGTAAAATATATGACGATGAGCAAGTTAATGAATATGGAACAACGCaacaagaaaataataataataataacaataataataataacaataataataataataacaataataataataataataataataatattaaaccagtttttgaaattattaacaatatAATACCGATTTATGGAGAGTTATTAAGTTTAAATACGTTAGAGAGTTCAATTATCGAAGCGATTagtatattttataaaaaagcgataatgataaataataaccATCAAAATATAACAAATATACCAGAAATTAATAGGCAACTTACATTagcatttttaaaacataaacCATTAAGTTTAGTATTAAGTACACTTTCAATCTCAATAGTTAATTTACCAAAAGAACAACATTTAGATTTTTTAGCAGATTCATTATCCTCTATCTCTTCTaaaatgattcaaatttGGAGcgaaaaatcaaatcaaaataataaaaagaataataaaaaaataaataataatattgatattgataatgataatgaaaataataataataataatcaaattcaatttgaaaataatgaattaaatgaatttaaaaatttaaaaatttcaatttatccAGATATAACAAAGGAATATTTTACAATGATTACACAGTATATAAGGTATAATGCTGTATCAATTCCTCAAGGAGTTATATCACATTTGTTTAGTATCATTTTAGTAAACATTACAAAGATACATGATAAAGTTACAGCACGTGCTTGCTTTTCATTTATGGCTTTGATAAtcacaaaatcaaaagaaatgAAAAGTCAAATCAAATGGGAACCACtattaaatgaaatcaatGGTTGGTTAAGTATTCATGGTGAACTatttattaaacaaataCTTTATTCCGCTGGTGGTGGTATACCAAGAAGTGTTGTACAATTTATTTCAGAGGTTATAGCATCTTTAGTATCTTCGTATCCTGATGTATTTAGAATTAGTGCACTCAAATGTTTATCAGTTGATGGTTTCCCTTCAAGTAATATAAcaaaagaacaaaaagagaaatttttaaattctttaatgttGTATAGATCAAagaaattacctttaaaaattgttacTGATTTTTCTTTAGTTTCTTTAGGTATTGCaacaaatcaataa